The following nucleotide sequence is from Plasmodium sp. gorilla clade G2 genome assembly, chromosome: 11.
tgatgattattatttatattgttattacaATCAAtgtttgtatttattattttatttttttttactttattttgtatatattgttcatattccATATTCCTGTCTAAATAACAACTTATATCACAGCAgccatttttattaacatagacatttatatttccatGTTGGTTTGTTATCCCTGTAAgcataaaaagaaaaggaaaaacatTCTTAAATATGTGAGTAGAGCAGGAGAAAAAAATCACACACATTAATATTAACAGTTTATTAGAGCGTGAAAAGTATATACTGCTAACTTTATACTCAgacattttaataatttataaaaaaaaaaaaaaaaaaaaaaaaaaaaaaaaaaaaatatatatagggGGGAATTATTCCATATACATTTAatcaaatgatataaaaggaTATTACTATTAGTACATAGAAATTATAAgcaccatatatatataaatattatatatatatatatatatatataaacctttaaatatttatgtgtaaCAATTATGTGGTTATATTAATTCATACCTATGTGGTATTATTTAACATTAGTTTTGTtcttttgttctttttttttttttttttttttttttttcccctttgctttatcataaaataatgataatattactacataaatataattatattatattatatatatgtatatgtcaatatttatataattttctttttaatatgtataaaataataagttataaaaataattgtatgattaaatatttatgtatgtaaaTTATGTTTATGTCACATGTATCATGAAAAATGTGtgcttaattttttttcaataagatatataataataatttttttggtatgaacttataaaaatataaaaatatatatatatatatatatatatatatatatatatatatatttatttatttatttaatttatatatttttttcatatttaatttactttttatcttttatttaatactaaaaataattataaattttaatatgacacacatattatatatatgtatatatttctttatatataacctAGCGAAAAGAAagtataatttaaaaaaaagaaaaataaatgtaaatatattttgttaatatgatataatataatatgtcatatgaatatatatacatatatatatatatatatatatatatataattgttaaattataaatacatatttattttatttatttatttattattcatttatatattataccattctgttttgttattttatgaaatatcttgatatataagtataatattttttatttatttttaatttccttGTTATTTTTGttgattaaaaaatattggtGTGTAAAAAAAGATCATACGATcgattaatttttttaatcattataatttaaaaatttgtttcatccctttttttttttttttttttttttcttttttttgatttccATACATATTtacctttattttttactgtttgaaaaaaaaaaaaaacatttgtGTGTAACAAAATGGCAGgagataatgaaaatattctaGATGAGTGGTGTTTAATAGAGAGTAACCcatgtatattttatgatatgCTTAAACGTATGGGTGCTAGCAATATATCAGTAGAAGATGTGTATAGTTTATCTTATTTtgatgattatataaataataaagagaatatacatatgaatcATATATTGGGTGTTGATAAATATATgggagaaaaaaataaaacattagATAAAgagaataaagaaaataatattgttgATAATGTAGTGGATTTATATAAGAATGATATATGTATtgaagataaatataataaattattaaaacatcatagttatatatatggtatcatattcttatttaatattggaaagaattataaaagaaataaatatattgaacaTAACGTTCctgataatttattttttgctaAACAAGTTATTCCAAATGCATGTGCTACACAAGCTATTTTATCTATTGTCTTGAATAAGGATATAGaattaaatgatgaaataaaaaatataaaaacattcaGTTTGAATTTTGATAGTTCAATGAAAGGATTGACTTTATCAAATTGTACTTTTCTTCGTAACATacataattcatataaacCTGCAATTTATTTAGATAAAGACGATATGCAtcatgataaaaaaaaaagtgaagacgcctttcattttgtttcttatattaattttgaaaataaagTATATTTATTGGATGGTTTACAAAATGGACCTGTCCTTATAAATGCTTACGATGAAAATAAAGCaaccacaaaaaaaaataatgaaaataataataataatgaaaagaataataataatgataacaataataatgataacaataataatgataacaataatgacaataataatgacaaACATTGGTTAGAAATTTCTAGagaacatattaaaaaagaaatcgaTGAAATATGTAACTCACAAACAGATAATGATGTTCGTTTTAACATTATTGCAGTTATGAaagataaagaatatattattcaagaatttataaatatacatcgTATACTTAAACAAAGAGTTAACATTAAATTAATTGATCTTGGACAAGATATTGAATTGTCAGATGAAATTAATGAAGAcgatttttcatttttaaacgATATACCTTCAATAGAAAATCTTCCAAACAATATAGAaactttatataatatagtaaataaatcaaacttagaaattaattatttactATCATTATTACATGAACAAacagaaattaaaaaattatggaaTAAAGAACTtacttttaaattttttaatttttatccCTTCATTATGTCTTCTCTTAATTTGTTGGCTAAGCACAAATTATTGAAAGATGCttatcaaaaagaaaaagaaaaaaataaaacaaactCTTAAGAACTCAAAAGAATGGAAAATGTATTACTTAtgagtttatatatatatatatatatatatatttatatatatgaaaaaatatatattcatgtatataatattacccTTATCTGTTAATCCTTATTTCGTGTTCATCaatgtaattatatacacatatataaaaatatgtattcaAGACATTTCATATAAgcgttcatttttttttttttttttttttttttttaagtgcCATAAGAAagtatatgtatacatatttacATTCCTATGGCTTATAACATTATtactaaatatataagaaatatgaaataataataagtatatttatatgtaatatatatgtggattcttttttttttttttttttttgtattttatacATGAGAAATAGAACTTTCACTGATCTataactttaaaaaaaataaaaaaaaataaaacataattattttgtctTTAAAATTGTTCaatgtatttatttcataaatgaaaaaatatatatatatatatatataaagacaACAATAAATACATGAATATGTGCATGTATAAAATTCCCACATTTTGttgtttgtatttatttataattatttttaataaaaatattttgataaatGTTCTAAATTCATCATAAAGGTGAAcatatatgaacatataaatatatttatatttatatattatgagtTGTTATCCATCCGatgaaaaatcaaaaaaattcAAGAAAATTGACAACGAATATGAAATAGACAGAAATAAATTGGAGTATATAAGCTTCCTATGTGAAGAAGATGACATCAATTATTTTTGTAGTTTTAATGAGGAGGGTGTggcaaataaaaaatatatatatattaaaaaaaaaaaaaaaaaaaaacacgattggttatatatatgtatacatacatatatatatatatatatatatatatattttttttcttatagaGAATGTAAAAAGtttcaaattaaaaaaggacATTTTTGAAGATTCCTACTTAAAACTACTtgtagaaaatgaaaaaatggaAGAGGATGCACCCtcttgttattttttatcatttttatataataacttctatttgtattattgcgatataatttttcataataaaaataaacatgtACATACTATAAGTCATATTCAAAgagatattaatttatttaagtgtaaaaatatggaaacaaagaagaaaaaaaaaaaaaaaagaaaaaaatctGAAGAGATTTctcaaaataatttaatatatattaaaggagatgaagaaaaaaatatatataaaaaatataatcataatgtAAATGAtccaaataatttatataatttgaatGAACTACATAAAGTGGATACACAATACAATATTGATAAACTACATTTTTTAACATCACATTATTTAgcttattataaaattcaaAATTCAATACTTCGATATTATATACCACACttcaatattaataaaatatcaaagtttgataaacatataaaagatttaaacaataattatgatcattctttaaaatataatgtatgTGCAAATGCAACAACTGAACAATCACACTTTCTTCAGAGTGATCATTCTCCTtcttgtaaaaaaaaaaaagaaaaagaaaagaacatttttaattatcataatcaaaaatattcaaaaataaaaagaaatcattctaataagaaaaaaaaacaaataaaatcatCCTCATTAAATATTTCCAAATTgttatttcctttttatgaTTACACAACTAGCGAAGAAAGTGTTATGTCcttttcaaaatttttacCTGAACATAAAATAgctagaaaaaaaaaaaaaaaaaaaaaaaaaaacaaacaaacaaacaaaacaATAAacaacataataaataataagaatcaTCATGATAAAACATTTACATCCAAATTCCAAGACAAAGAAGAAAACAAACATAATAGTATGCTTATATtcaaagaaattataaaccTTTGtcatgaaaataaaatttttacttttaaaaagaaaacgaaaaataaggaaaatgatacaaaaaaaaaacacacatGGGTACATCCTGAACAGTTCATTCAATCAACTGATAAAGatcaatatattaaaattggtGGAAAACATAATGTAGATAACAAACAATCATTtgataataaacaaaaatatataaaaactcAAAGAAATTTATCAACTCGCTCTTATATTAACAATTCAACGGAatgtttattaaaaaaaaataaaattcacAATGAACTACAAAAAgatcatatatataccacCTCACAAGGGTtacttaaaaaaagaagtttTAGATCATGCTCCGATTGTGTAAATAAACAAgaagaatatgaaaaaaagaaaaggacaaaaaaacaaaatgaattcatattaaacaaaaatgTAATTATTAAAGGAAAACTGGAAGATGTCTTATCACGACCTATTGTTGACATGAgaagtttaaaaaaaaagagaaatttTGAAGGAAGTGTAAAAAATGAACTACAACATGTAAGCAAAGATATATTTGATGAATGTaaagaaaatcaaaatatatataaagaaaaagacattttaacaaaaaagaaggatattcattttctaaattttatgaatataagaaaaaaaaaggaagataatattttaaaaatgcaAATACTTAAAGGATTAAATCAAACACATTATGATCCCTTACATTTGGAAAAAATGGTTACTTGTAAAAGTGgaggtataatatataaccaTGAGACCAAATCAAAggaagatgaaaaaaaaaaaaaaaaaattaatttacataaagataaacaaaaatataaaaatgaacttAAATCTATAGaacaaaaaatgaataaacattttgtttttaaaaatatgtctGTTTTTATGTTgaactttttttctttatatattaacgGAGAATATGAGGAAATTATTCAgttatataaagaagaatattttaatataaatttttatatcttttatatatatataaaatccttaataaaattaaagaagTATGATCTGTGtttaaagtatatatttgataagaatgatgataatatgaatgaaaataatatgtatggtactaaaataaatgatgataatatatatggatataataaaatcatTTTAACTTTCTTAAATGCTGTATGcttagaaaaattaaataaattaaaattgaGTATAACAGAATATTGCAAAGTAGTGGTACATAAAATGGATGAGCCTATtaaagatgataataataggaattataaaaataaatataatgacaattgtaattataattataattatgagTGTAGTGATGATGCTATAAAAATCCATCCATTCATTCTTATATGCCTAGATAAATTAATAGGGACATATCAATTAAAGATACATGAAGAAAAtacattaataaaatatgtacaaCTACATTATGACTTCAAAAAActcttaaatttttatatttgtaaagTATATACAATGGATAAAATTCGAAAATATGATGTGAAAGAATATATGAACACACACAATGACATAACCTTTGAATTAATTAACGACCCGAATAGTagaaagaataatatttattctatACAGATAAACGATAAAAACTTTTTACAAGATAAcaataaagaaaagaatcAAAACgattgtaatataaatattaatataagaagaatgaaaagaaatattgaGGAACCCATTAACtgtcattataatataaaaagtgaattaaaaaatggtTGCTATAACCCTAAAggattaatttataataaaatccCGTTTTTTGATGAGAAAAGAaacaaagaaataaaaaaaaaaaaaaataaaaaaaaaaaaaaaaaaaaatatttttacataaacATGAACAAtgtgttatattatattaataaaaatggaaaGAAGGAAAATTATGATATGCCTAAATCTTTATATAGTgacaattattattttgatgataataaaaaggaaaaggaagaagaaataaacaaaaaagacatcatattacattttcaaaataaggatatacataaatatatcctaagtaataataatatattagacAATAATCAGTttgattataattattttttatttgattataTTGTTCGTCAGGGtgtttataataattgttGTTATAAGTATACATTAAAAAAGATAACTCATTTTATGAGTATTGCCTACACGAATAGAAACATCTTAGGTACTATAAAAAAGCTTGCTatagaattaaaaataatttgtgAGAAATGTAAAGAAGATTACAAGAGAagagaaaatgataataaaaggaATACATATAGTAATATGTAcacacataataataataataataataaatatatatataataataaacatatatataataattatttatatcactcAGACCCTGTAACATTAATAGATCTTTTGTGTATTACTTATTACTGTTTGAAAAATTACgattatataaattgttattatataagcaaatatattattaaagaaaGAAAAGGATATCAAAATGAAGAGgccattttattattcattacCTCTATAACAAATTTAAATAGTATATTCAAAAGATcacaagaaaaaattaaagagtTATTTCTTCTATATAATGAGCGTGTTAGTCATATGACttataagaagaaaaagtattattataaagaagagaaatataaatatgaaaaggaTTATATAGATTATTACATGAttggtataatatattttttaaataataattttaataaatctctattatattttttgagaTGTATACAATTAAAGAGTAATTTTTACATGTGTTATGTTTATATgctttatctttttttatcttctttAATAAAGGagagaaagaaaaattataaaaaattcattttttttaaatgtatcaAATTACAGccacataatataatacccTATGTAATATATAGTTCGACTGTCTTGGAAATATATCAGCGATTTAAAGGTGAGAATAAGGGTATCACGAgtgtacatataaatgaaaatataaatgaaaatgaaaatataaatgaaaatataaatataaatataaataaaaatacaaatataaataaaaatacacacatatataaccATACAGATGACATCATTTATAATAAGCCCAATGGCATATCCAACACAATTATCAAAGTTGagaaaatacattttttaaggtatattcttaataaagctttaaaaatagaaaacGATAACATTTTTGTATGTAacgaatattttatttataattttttaagaaaGGAATATTTACAGTGTgagatttttttaaaaaaaataatattcctatgtaaaaataaattttttcctaataatataaatgttatatcttctattttatataacatgtctatatattcatatatgtatcaaaagaatatatatgagAGTGagagatatattattttgttattagAAAATAACCCTTTTAATATAAAGGCTTTACATATactaattcatatattttttataaaaaaaaacaaaaactgGATACCTTTATTTgattattctatatatttagaaaattTCTTATTATCTCTTGAcaataacatattatattatgataattcaaaaataatagataaacaaacaaaaacCACATATTTGTATAACAATTTCTTTAATCAGATTATAAGAAGAAAACAAGGAtctttattgttatattttgcttatagtaaatttaaaaatgcaAGAAAATTCGACAcattcttaaaaaaatatataaaagaaagcAAGGAGAAAG
It contains:
- a CDS encoding deubiquinating/deneddylating enzyme; this translates as MAGDNENILDEWCLIESNPCIFYDMLKRMGASNISVEDVYSLSYFDDYINNKENIHMNHILGVDKYMGEKNKTLDKENKENNIVDNVVDLYKNDICIEDKYNKLLKHHSYIYGIIFLFNIGKNYKRNKYIEHNVPDNLFFAKQVIPNACATQAILSIVLNKDIELNDEIKNIKTFSLNFDSSMKGLTLSNCTFLRNIHNSYKPAIYLDKDDMHHDKKKSEDAFHFVSYINFENKVYLLDGLQNGPVLINAYDENKATTKKNNENNNNNEKNNNNDNNNNDNNNNDNNNDNNNDKHWLEISREHIKKEIDEICNSQTDNDVRFNIIAVMKDKEYIIQEFINIHRILKQRVNIKLIDLGQDIELSDEINEDDFSFLNDIPSIENLPNNIETLYNIVNKSNLEINYLLSLLHEQTEIKKLWNKELTFKFFNFYPFIMSSLNLLAKHKLLKDAYQKEKEKNKTNS